One Bradyrhizobium sp. ISRA464 genomic window carries:
- a CDS encoding LuxR C-terminal-related transcriptional regulator, with product MNSAAIDHTMSATVRLDKPAAALNDQIIDQATQVTRLLREFVRSEAIALVAMDPISRTHRSLADDGYTDRTMSYVLDGFPAACPAYAIAREKDTHSLRWRDYKRDWNLYLPDTFTAQEYLMPDGFREGSTMCLRVADGRYIGAIHMSWSREAHATDERREMTERFRPILLNICDQLRTPQLLADELAPGSYALAVSPNGFAFHLPNRSPGPHLGEGGELRRLVLEKAKSSKPQRFVWPDDAGRCHQVTITPCRGNILLITEECIRWPYNLSLREIQILHLVTSGASNPNIAEQLFVSPRTVSTHIEHILAKMGCDSRTRLAALAVSEGLLLAENPSRRSRKLAGH from the coding sequence GTGAACTCGGCAGCGATCGACCATACGATGTCAGCCACCGTCCGGCTCGACAAACCAGCGGCAGCCCTGAATGATCAGATCATCGATCAAGCGACCCAGGTCACCCGTCTGTTACGCGAGTTCGTGAGGAGCGAGGCAATCGCTCTGGTCGCGATGGATCCGATATCCCGAACCCACCGGTCTCTTGCCGACGACGGATATACGGACAGAACGATGTCCTACGTGCTCGACGGATTCCCTGCCGCTTGCCCCGCTTACGCCATCGCGCGCGAAAAGGACACGCACTCGCTGCGCTGGCGAGACTACAAGCGTGACTGGAATCTCTATCTGCCGGATACATTCACCGCCCAAGAATACCTGATGCCCGATGGATTCAGGGAAGGTTCGACGATGTGCCTGCGCGTCGCAGATGGCCGCTACATCGGGGCCATCCATATGAGCTGGTCCAGGGAGGCGCACGCCACCGACGAACGCCGCGAGATGACGGAGCGCTTCCGCCCGATTCTGCTGAACATCTGCGATCAGCTCAGGACACCACAGCTTCTGGCCGATGAGCTGGCGCCAGGCTCGTATGCGCTCGCCGTCTCCCCGAACGGTTTTGCATTTCACCTGCCCAACCGCAGTCCGGGGCCGCATCTCGGGGAAGGCGGAGAGCTTCGCCGGCTCGTGCTGGAGAAGGCGAAGTCCTCAAAACCGCAACGCTTCGTCTGGCCGGACGACGCCGGCCGCTGCCACCAGGTCACGATCACGCCCTGCCGCGGAAACATCCTCCTGATCACCGAAGAATGTATTCGCTGGCCGTACAATCTCTCGCTCCGCGAGATTCAGATCCTGCACCTCGTGACAAGCGGCGCCTCAAATCCCAACATCGCCGAGCAGCTCTTCGTGTCGCCCCGCACCGTCTCCACGCACATCGAGCACATCCTCGCAAAGATGGGTTGCGACTCGCGCACGCGGCTCGCGGCGCTGGCGGTGTCCGAAGGACTACTGCTGGCTGAGAACCCTTCGCGGCGCTCCCGAAAGCTCGCCGGCCATTGA
- a CDS encoding MFS transporter, with protein MRRPPSKARLATAPVASQLIRPASWTGRLPSVRRVLRATSTTSVVVALAVFVSSAARVLPALLAVPIQRDLGWQISDVASPITLGIAVSAFASQLAAHGLERWGVRLPLFASLVLLAVSLASTMRATSPWHLALAWGVGVAFSGALSASILGAMVGSRGSAAHCGTRFGLLTSMQFLGSAAGLLLGSRAVEALGWRIAFHAAAVVVLAAAFAVILLVPASGQRVTPQRSALSGHSPSCPEARCWQFWALAAIFCICGASTSGLIDGGQGILCMGSGLGLSWSADVMAIVLLGGAIGSVTSGYLADRYPAHMLLAIYFVARALALLWLPFTGLSFVELARLGALYGLDAALTFPALVRLMSANLGSHRTGTAMGWMMAAHVAGATIASACVGALGPAGYALEFASVGLTCLVAAGLAILLKGPSKEDGLSG; from the coding sequence ATGCGCAGGCCGCCGAGTAAGGCACGGCTCGCCACCGCACCCGTCGCATCGCAGCTCATCCGGCCGGCATCGTGGACCGGCCGCCTCCCGTCGGTCCGACGAGTTCTGCGCGCGACGTCGACGACCTCTGTCGTCGTCGCTTTAGCGGTCTTTGTCAGCTCGGCCGCGCGTGTCCTCCCCGCGCTGCTGGCCGTCCCCATCCAGCGGGACCTGGGCTGGCAAATCTCCGACGTCGCCTCGCCGATCACGCTCGGCATCGCCGTCTCTGCATTTGCGTCGCAGCTGGCGGCGCATGGCCTTGAACGATGGGGCGTTCGATTGCCGCTGTTCGCCAGTCTGGTCCTCCTCGCGGTATCGCTTGCATCAACGATGCGCGCGACGTCGCCCTGGCACCTTGCTCTGGCCTGGGGGGTAGGCGTTGCCTTCAGCGGGGCCTTGAGCGCATCTATCCTGGGCGCGATGGTCGGCAGTCGTGGCAGCGCGGCGCATTGCGGCACGCGCTTTGGCCTTCTGACGTCGATGCAGTTCCTCGGGTCGGCGGCAGGACTGCTGCTCGGATCGCGCGCGGTCGAGGCGCTCGGTTGGCGCATTGCGTTCCATGCCGCTGCAGTCGTCGTACTGGCCGCAGCCTTCGCGGTCATCCTACTTGTCCCGGCATCCGGACAGAGAGTCACACCGCAGCGGTCGGCATTGAGCGGGCACTCGCCGTCTTGTCCGGAAGCGAGGTGTTGGCAGTTCTGGGCGCTGGCTGCGATCTTCTGCATCTGTGGCGCGTCGACATCCGGCTTGATCGACGGCGGACAAGGCATCCTCTGCATGGGCTCGGGTCTCGGTCTCTCATGGAGCGCCGACGTGATGGCCATCGTCCTGCTCGGCGGTGCGATCGGAAGTGTGACGAGCGGGTATCTCGCGGATCGCTATCCCGCACACATGCTGCTGGCCATTTACTTTGTCGCCCGCGCGCTCGCGCTACTGTGGCTGCCATTCACTGGCCTCAGCTTTGTCGAGCTGGCGCGACTCGGCGCGCTCTACGGCCTCGATGCGGCGCTGACGTTTCCAGCGCTCGTAAGGCTGATGTCCGCAAACCTCGGCAGTCACCGCACCGGCACGGCGATGGGTTGGATGATGGCAGCGCACGTGGCAGGAGCTACGATCGCTTCTGCCTGCGTCGGGGCCCTCGGCCCTGCAGGCTATGCGCTCGAGTTCGCGAGTGTTGGCCTTACCTGCCTCGTGGCCGCGGGGCTCGCGATACTGCTGAAGGGACCGTCGAAGGAGGACGGGCTATCCGGCTGA